From Lacerta agilis isolate rLacAgi1 chromosome Z, rLacAgi1.pri, whole genome shotgun sequence, the proteins below share one genomic window:
- the LOC117039839 gene encoding AT-rich interactive domain-containing protein 1B-like isoform X2, translating into MGKSNPGGGGGGGEEAPAAAEEEEGGGGGGGEEEEEAAAAAAAVVVAAAGAGAPPFLPGRRELRGAEACGRRLARLRGPSCRTSRAGGSIISISILFSSQRRSRWRRRRQQQRHQQRQQERKARPPARAGAPGSWRSGGSPECRSSSRRRHHHRLCSHACCGGAPARAGLSASFAPRLVGHNLIQNLSMPQGKFL; encoded by the exons ATGGGCAAAAGCAACCCGGGtgggggaggcggaggaggcgaGGAAGCCCCAGCAgccgcggaggaggaggaaggcggcggcggcggcggcggcgaggaggaggaggaggcagcggcggcggcggcggcagtagtAGTAGCGGCAGCAGGAGCAGGCGCGCCCCCCTTCCTGCCCGGACGGCGGGAGCTGCGCGGGGCCGAAGCTTGCGGGCGCCGGCTGGCACGACTGCGGGGACCCTCGTGCCGCACGAGCCGCGCCGGCGGCTCcatcatctccatctccatccttTTCTCCTCCCAGAGGAGGAgtaggtggcggcggcggcggcagcagcagaggcaccagcagaggcagcaggagaggaaggcGCGTCCACCTGCACGCGCTGGAGCGCCGGGCTCATGGAGAAGCGGCGGCAGCCCTGAGtgccgcagcagcagccgccgccgccaccaccataGACTTTGCTCTCACGCCTGCTGTGGAGGAGCCCCTGCACGGGCAGGCCTCTCCGCCTCCTTCGCTCCAAg ACTTGTTGGGCATAATCTGATCCAAAATCTATCAATGCCTCAAGGAAAATTTCTGTAA
- the LOC117039839 gene encoding CLK4-associating serine/arginine rich protein-like isoform X3, producing MGKSNPGGGGGGGEEAPAAAEEEEGGGGGGGEEEEEAAAAAAAVVVAAAGAGAPPFLPGRRELRGAEACGRRLARLRGPSCRTSRAGGSIISISILFSSQRRSRWRRRRQQQRHQQRQQERKARPPARAGAPGSWRSGGSPECRSSSRRRHHHRLCSHACCGGAPARAGLSASFAPSAFLYSFLKTCWA from the exons ATGGGCAAAAGCAACCCGGGtgggggaggcggaggaggcgaGGAAGCCCCAGCAgccgcggaggaggaggaaggcggcggcggcggcggcggcgaggaggaggaggaggcagcggcggcggcggcggcagtagtAGTAGCGGCAGCAGGAGCAGGCGCGCCCCCCTTCCTGCCCGGACGGCGGGAGCTGCGCGGGGCCGAAGCTTGCGGGCGCCGGCTGGCACGACTGCGGGGACCCTCGTGCCGCACGAGCCGCGCCGGCGGCTCcatcatctccatctccatccttTTCTCCTCCCAGAGGAGGAgtaggtggcggcggcggcggcagcagcagaggcaccagcagaggcagcaggagaggaaggcGCGTCCACCTGCACGCGCTGGAGCGCCGGGCTCATGGAGAAGCGGCGGCAGCCCTGAGtgccgcagcagcagccgccgccgccaccaccataGACTTTGCTCTCACGCCTGCTGTGGAGGAGCCCCTGCACGGGCAGGCCTCTCCGCCTCCTTCGCTCCAAg TGCCTTTTTGTATTCCTTCCTGAAGACTTGTTGGGCATAA
- the LOC117039839 gene encoding CLK4-associating serine/arginine rich protein-like isoform X4, whose translation MGKSNPGGGGGGGEEAPAAAEEEEGGGGGGGEEEEEAAAAAAAVVVAAAGAGAPPFLPGRRELRGAEACGRRLARLRGPSCRTSRAGGSIISISILFSSQRRSRWRRRRQQQRHQQRQQERKARPPARAGAPGSWRSGGSPECRSSSRRRHHHRLCSHACCGGAPARAGLSASFAPRFSRKERET comes from the coding sequence ATGGGCAAAAGCAACCCGGGtgggggaggcggaggaggcgaGGAAGCCCCAGCAgccgcggaggaggaggaaggcggcggcggcggcggcggcgaggaggaggaggaggcagcggcggcggcggcggcagtagtAGTAGCGGCAGCAGGAGCAGGCGCGCCCCCCTTCCTGCCCGGACGGCGGGAGCTGCGCGGGGCCGAAGCTTGCGGGCGCCGGCTGGCACGACTGCGGGGACCCTCGTGCCGCACGAGCCGCGCCGGCGGCTCcatcatctccatctccatccttTTCTCCTCCCAGAGGAGGAgtaggtggcggcggcggcggcagcagcagaggcaccagcagaggcagcaggagaggaaggcGCGTCCACCTGCACGCGCTGGAGCGCCGGGCTCATGGAGAAGCGGCGGCAGCCCTGAGtgccgcagcagcagccgccgccgccaccaccataGACTTTGCTCTCACGCCTGCTGTGGAGGAGCCCCTGCACGGGCAGGCCTCTCCGCCTCCTTCGCTCCAAg